A single window of uncultured Methanospirillum sp. DNA harbors:
- a CDS encoding cobalt-precorrin-5B (C(1))-methyltransferase, translating into MIDPVSGFVYPVSWVNACTNSKALMEAESGLAVLTADGTILMRGFTTGTTAAVAVKAAVLSLKDPVSGPITVMTPAGIRVQVEAKGEDGHGVSKKYSGDYPDDVTAGIRFHAYAVPAAAGVEIIVGDGIGRWDRENPRYPKGAPAISPPAFAEIRSAISEALEVTGLSGVRVTLSAEDGVRIASLTLNARVGVVGGISVLGSTGFVEPWDDHLEETIINRISGASSVVLTTGRVGLRHSRLLFPGHEVVLVGSRIGPALAHVQGEVILCGLPALILKFINPAFLDGSGYGTVEEMIGTDEFDRRAQESMSGFCVDHPETRIVILDREGRIIREAP; encoded by the coding sequence GTGATCGATCCGGTGAGCGGGTTTGTATACCCCGTATCATGGGTGAATGCCTGCACCAATTCCAAAGCACTAATGGAAGCGGAATCAGGTCTTGCGGTTCTTACCGCTGACGGAACGATCCTGATGCGTGGATTCACCACCGGAACAACCGCTGCAGTAGCAGTGAAAGCCGCGGTCCTTTCGCTGAAAGATCCTGTTTCCGGCCCCATCACGGTTATGACACCTGCAGGCATCAGGGTGCAGGTGGAAGCAAAAGGTGAGGATGGCCATGGAGTCTCTAAAAAGTATTCAGGTGACTATCCTGATGATGTCACTGCAGGTATCAGGTTTCATGCATATGCAGTACCGGCTGCAGCTGGCGTTGAGATTATTGTCGGGGATGGTATTGGGAGATGGGATCGAGAAAACCCGCGATACCCGAAGGGAGCACCTGCAATCAGTCCCCCGGCATTTGCAGAAATCCGCTCTGCCATAAGCGAAGCACTAGAGGTCACCGGGCTTTCCGGTGTCAGGGTAACCCTTTCTGCAGAGGATGGAGTTCGTATTGCCTCCCTGACGCTCAATGCCAGGGTGGGAGTAGTTGGTGGGATCTCGGTCCTTGGTTCGACCGGCTTTGTTGAGCCATGGGATGATCACCTGGAAGAGACTATCATAAACCGGATATCCGGCGCCAGTAGTGTTGTGTTAACCACCGGAAGGGTTGGGCTCAGGCACTCGCGTCTTCTCTTTCCAGGTCATGAAGTGGTCCTGGTCGGGTCCCGGATCGGTCCGGCGCTTGCCCATGTGCAAGGGGAAGTGATCCTGTGCGGGCTGCCGGCACTGATCCTGAAATTCATAAACCCTGCATTTCTTGATGGTTCTGGTTATGGAACAGTTGAGGAGATGATCGGGACGGATGAGTTTGATCGGCGTGCGCAGGAGTCAATGTCAGGTTTCTGTGTCGATCACCCCGAAACCAGGATAGTAATCCTTGATCGTGAAGGACGAATAATCAGGGAGGCACCATGA
- the cbiG gene encoding cobalt-precorrin 5A hydrolase, with protein sequence MTGTIVTALPYFSEPAERIASALGGSFVAYHDSVFTDTISTADRIVALMAIGIVVRKIAPLLTDKWRDPAVVVVSPDLRYVIPISGGHHGANDLAYELEKKLGLIPVITTATEATGRASAEGIAEEKGLRVVNPGSTRRSNAAVLTGTAGIYSVEGPGMVIAGGGVSFLVSDAPYTAGIGCRKGATSREIVEAIDEALMSATLTRSDISIYATTTLKLHEQGLTDAIREIGGNLIYLDQETLCRESVPSESAAERFGLPGVAEPAALAVSYKKELIMEKKVYGNVTLAFAR encoded by the coding sequence ATGACAGGAACCATCGTTACCGCTCTTCCTTATTTTTCAGAACCTGCAGAGCGGATTGCATCAGCGCTCGGCGGCTCCTTTGTTGCATATCACGACTCGGTTTTTACTGATACCATTAGCACAGCAGATCGGATCGTAGCCCTTATGGCGATCGGGATCGTGGTGCGAAAGATAGCCCCGCTTCTCACTGACAAGTGGCGTGATCCCGCAGTCGTTGTGGTAAGCCCGGACTTGAGGTATGTAATTCCGATATCAGGGGGGCATCATGGTGCAAATGACCTCGCGTATGAACTCGAGAAAAAACTGGGCCTGATCCCGGTGATTACAACCGCCACTGAAGCAACCGGGAGGGCATCGGCGGAGGGCATTGCTGAGGAAAAGGGCCTTCGCGTTGTTAATCCTGGATCAACCCGGAGATCAAATGCTGCGGTACTCACTGGAACTGCAGGCATCTACTCTGTTGAAGGGCCGGGTATGGTCATTGCTGGTGGGGGTGTTTCATTTCTCGTCTCTGATGCACCCTATACAGCCGGCATCGGCTGCAGGAAAGGGGCAACATCCAGGGAGATCGTTGAGGCAATTGATGAGGCCCTCATGTCAGCAACTCTGACACGTTCTGATATCAGTATCTACGCCACCACCACTCTGAAACTTCATGAACAGGGTCTGACCGATGCAATCAGGGAGATTGGAGGTAATCTGATCTATCTTGATCAGGAGACACTCTGCAGAGAATCGGTGCCGTCTGAATCTGCAGCTGAGCGTTTTGGTCTTCCTGGTGTTGCCGAACCAGCTGCCCTCGCGGTATCATACAAAAAAGAACTCATAATGGAGAAGAAAGTCTATGGAAATGTCACCCTTGCCTTCGCCCGATGA
- a CDS encoding precorrin-8X methylmutase produces MSEESLRPGDTTGNTYIDIGADTQEGYSISSRSREMARKAIGDKTPEDRIRQRCSIAVGDFAMADLMRFCNDPIPAGLAALSAGAPIFTDIRMVETGIQKKGHSSRVTCVLDIPSGSEDSGAITRTSAGFLAARDQFDGSIIVIGNAPSALLVVCDMIRGGCRPALVIGTPVGFVNAAESKEVLRAVAIPSISNEGTRGGTPIAVAALNEIITMFVSRQ; encoded by the coding sequence ATGTCAGAGGAATCATTACGCCCCGGGGATACCACCGGAAATACCTATATTGATATCGGCGCAGACACGCAGGAGGGATACTCAATATCATCCCGTTCAAGGGAGATGGCTCGCAAAGCCATCGGTGATAAGACTCCTGAAGATAGGATCAGGCAGCGGTGTTCAATTGCAGTTGGTGACTTTGCCATGGCTGACCTGATGCGGTTCTGCAATGATCCAATACCTGCAGGCCTTGCTGCCCTTTCTGCAGGAGCCCCGATATTTACCGATATCAGGATGGTGGAGACCGGTATTCAGAAGAAGGGACATTCAAGCCGGGTAACCTGTGTTCTGGACATCCCGTCCGGATCAGAAGACTCTGGCGCCATAACCCGGACATCAGCCGGGTTCCTGGCAGCACGTGATCAATTTGATGGTTCGATCATTGTGATTGGGAATGCACCCTCTGCACTTCTTGTTGTATGTGATATGATTCGCGGTGGTTGTCGCCCGGCACTTGTTATCGGGACACCTGTTGGTTTTGTAAATGCTGCAGAGTCAAAGGAAGTACTTCGGGCGGTCGCAATTCCATCCATCTCAAACGAAGGTACGCGTGGAGGAACGCCAATTGCAGTGGCAGCGCTGAACGAGATCATCACCATGTTTGTTTCCAGGCAATAA
- the mutS gene encoding DNA mismatch repair protein MutS, with protein sequence MTSSQESGNGLREKPGRVTPAMQQFYEAKRQYPDCVIFFRMGDFYETFCEDAEICAREMEITLTSRGRMPDGQDIPLAGIPFHALDGYLSRMISRGYKVAICEQIEDPKKAKGIVKRDVVRVVTPGTVIDAALLPGEGARYLMAAVPDQKRKRIGTAFLDISTGDFQISEVPADGYGEELRAEVVRFRPAECITPKAAEQEIEVSLRRLIPLISPQDPSLFDPKGGEDLLCRQFGISSLDSLGCSDIPAAVTAAGAALAYAQKTQFDPLAHIRSLSRNLQSEYLVLDAVTLRNLEVVSNIRDRTEEGTLVNTIDMTQTPMGRRLLRRWITAPLKSVEAINQRLDAVEFYTHETILRQDLRQILHRYADLERIAGRISYGNASPRDLVTLSNALMAASSVRTLFQRFTEIPESIRISASGIPDLESLVTLIGQAIVDEPPLLIRKGGVIRDGYHEELDRLRLISRDGRQWVADLEQQEKERTGIKSLKIKYNAVFGFFIEITKANLSSVPPDYERRQTTANGERFTIPALREVESQIATADERLLSLEEELYTALLTTLREHVSALQETAHAIARVDLFAGLAEAALKFRYVRPHLIDEPTLLVREGRHPVVEASLTNGFVPNDAEMSASGEQILIITGANMAGKSTYMRSVALIIVMAQMGSFVPAGYAKVGLVDRIFTRVGAFDDLASGQSTFMVEMLELATILNHATEQSLVILDEIGRGTSTLDGYCIARAVLEHLHGKKNKGPRTLFATHFHELVGVEADLKRVRNCHFAVRETDKDVVFLRKLIPGATDRSYGIHVADLAGVPAPVIKRAEDLMKKVMRGEESPGGGVKRYTQMILLDAPAAPSSRPSEPDPIREELDSIDVNSLTPLQALSLLADLKSKAKDQA encoded by the coding sequence ATGACATCATCCCAGGAATCAGGTAACGGACTACGCGAAAAGCCGGGGAGGGTAACTCCGGCGATGCAGCAATTTTACGAAGCTAAACGGCAGTACCCCGACTGTGTTATCTTTTTCCGGATGGGTGATTTCTATGAGACCTTCTGTGAGGATGCAGAGATCTGTGCCAGGGAGATGGAGATAACTCTCACCTCCCGGGGCAGAATGCCTGACGGACAGGACATCCCGCTTGCCGGGATACCATTCCACGCCCTTGACGGGTATCTCTCACGGATGATCAGCCGGGGCTACAAGGTTGCCATCTGCGAGCAGATTGAGGATCCCAAGAAGGCAAAAGGGATCGTAAAGCGTGATGTGGTCAGGGTGGTCACACCAGGAACCGTGATCGATGCTGCTCTGCTCCCGGGAGAGGGTGCCAGGTACCTTATGGCAGCAGTCCCTGATCAGAAGCGAAAGCGGATCGGGACTGCGTTTCTTGATATCTCGACCGGAGACTTCCAGATATCAGAGGTTCCTGCAGACGGGTACGGTGAGGAACTGAGGGCAGAGGTTGTAAGGTTCAGACCTGCTGAGTGCATCACACCAAAAGCAGCTGAACAGGAGATCGAAGTATCATTAAGACGACTCATTCCCCTGATATCACCACAGGATCCCTCCCTGTTTGATCCAAAAGGGGGAGAGGATCTCCTCTGCCGGCAGTTTGGGATCAGTTCACTGGACTCACTTGGCTGCAGCGATATTCCTGCGGCCGTGACTGCGGCAGGAGCCGCACTCGCATACGCCCAGAAGACACAGTTCGATCCTCTCGCTCATATCAGGTCCCTCTCACGAAACCTGCAGTCAGAGTACCTTGTGCTCGATGCAGTAACTCTCAGAAATCTAGAGGTCGTCTCCAACATTCGGGACCGGACCGAGGAAGGGACGCTGGTCAATACTATAGACATGACCCAGACTCCCATGGGAAGGCGTCTGCTCAGGCGATGGATTACAGCACCGTTGAAATCTGTTGAGGCTATCAACCAGCGGCTTGATGCTGTGGAGTTCTATACCCATGAGACCATTCTGCGTCAGGATCTGAGGCAGATTCTCCACAGGTATGCGGATCTAGAACGTATTGCGGGCAGAATCTCGTATGGCAATGCAAGTCCGCGTGATCTGGTGACTCTTAGTAATGCACTCATGGCTGCCTCATCGGTCAGGACACTCTTTCAAAGATTCACAGAAATTCCTGAATCGATCAGAATCTCTGCCTCCGGGATCCCGGATCTTGAGTCTCTTGTGACACTGATAGGGCAGGCTATCGTTGACGAACCACCGCTTCTGATCAGAAAAGGAGGTGTCATCAGGGACGGGTACCATGAAGAACTCGACCGACTCAGACTGATCTCAAGGGACGGACGCCAGTGGGTTGCTGATCTGGAGCAGCAGGAGAAAGAGAGGACCGGGATCAAGTCCCTGAAGATCAAGTATAACGCAGTTTTCGGATTTTTCATCGAGATCACCAAGGCAAACCTCTCATCAGTCCCTCCTGATTATGAACGACGTCAGACTACAGCCAACGGTGAGCGGTTTACTATTCCTGCTCTCCGAGAAGTTGAGTCCCAGATCGCAACCGCTGATGAACGCCTGTTAAGCCTGGAGGAAGAACTTTACACTGCCCTTCTTACAACCCTGCGGGAGCATGTCTCTGCCCTCCAGGAGACAGCCCATGCAATCGCAAGAGTAGATCTCTTTGCAGGTCTTGCAGAGGCTGCATTAAAGTTCAGGTATGTAAGACCCCACCTTATCGACGAGCCGACACTGCTGGTACGGGAAGGTCGGCATCCGGTTGTAGAAGCCTCTCTCACCAATGGTTTTGTGCCCAATGACGCAGAGATGAGCGCTTCCGGCGAGCAGATCCTGATCATCACCGGTGCCAACATGGCCGGAAAGTCCACGTATATGCGAAGTGTCGCCTTGATCATCGTGATGGCGCAGATGGGCAGCTTTGTTCCGGCAGGGTACGCAAAAGTCGGACTGGTGGATCGGATATTCACCAGGGTCGGTGCGTTTGATGATCTCGCAAGTGGCCAGAGCACGTTCATGGTGGAGATGCTCGAACTCGCCACCATTTTGAATCATGCAACCGAACAGAGCCTTGTTATCCTTGACGAGATCGGGAGGGGTACCAGCACGCTTGACGGGTACTGCATCGCTCGGGCAGTGCTTGAGCACCTACACGGAAAGAAGAATAAGGGGCCGAGAACCCTCTTTGCAACCCATTTCCATGAGCTTGTCGGGGTTGAAGCGGATCTGAAACGGGTGAGAAACTGCCACTTTGCAGTCAGAGAGACAGACAAGGATGTAGTATTTCTCAGAAAACTCATACCCGGTGCAACGGATCGCAGTTATGGTATCCATGTGGCCGACCTTGCCGGTGTTCCGGCTCCGGTTATTAAGCGGGCCGAAGATCTGATGAAGAAGGTTATGAGGGGGGAGGAGTCACCGGGAGGCGGAGTGAAACGGTATACCCAGATGATCCTGCTCGATGCCCCGGCTGCTCCTTCATCCAGACCGTCAGAGCCTGATCCCATCAGGGAAGAACTTGATTCTATTGATGTGAACTCGCTCACCCCGCTTCAAGCCCTCTCGCTGCTTGCCGATCTGAAGAGCAAGGCAAAGGATCAGGCGTGA
- a CDS encoding A/G-specific adenine glycosylase has protein sequence MTQHRLETGVSKVFLGSNPDDLEAFRGIIHGFYARMRRPMPWRDEITPYRVVVSELMLQQTQVPRVMEKFPLFISRFPDFTSLAGAPLADVLGAWQGLGYNRRAKYLHGLARSVVDDWNGILPTEPEILVTFSGIGRATAGSIAAFAFNKPVIFIETNIRRVFIHHFFADGEKIADSDIHPLVETTLDQANPREWYYALMDYGTWLARRVENPNRKSRHYSRQSAFEGSDRQIRSKFLRRLLDEKRTPLEVLIQSSGEDTQRVRRILAGMIQDGLLYESNGIVTVAE, from the coding sequence ATGACTCAGCATCGCCTTGAAACCGGGGTAAGTAAGGTCTTCCTAGGCTCTAATCCCGATGATCTTGAAGCATTTAGAGGAATAATACACGGATTTTATGCCCGGATGAGGCGCCCCATGCCGTGGCGTGATGAGATTACCCCGTATCGGGTTGTGGTATCTGAACTCATGCTGCAGCAGACCCAGGTTCCAAGGGTGATGGAGAAATTTCCACTTTTCATCAGCAGGTTCCCGGATTTTACATCGCTCGCAGGCGCACCCCTTGCAGATGTACTGGGAGCATGGCAGGGTCTCGGGTATAACAGAAGGGCAAAATATCTCCATGGCCTCGCGCGCTCAGTAGTAGATGACTGGAATGGAATTCTTCCAACAGAACCCGAAATCCTGGTTACATTTTCCGGAATAGGCAGGGCAACTGCGGGATCCATCGCAGCATTTGCCTTCAACAAGCCGGTCATTTTTATTGAGACCAACATCAGAAGGGTGTTTATTCATCATTTTTTTGCTGATGGAGAGAAAATTGCCGATTCTGACATCCACCCTCTTGTGGAGACTACGCTTGATCAAGCAAATCCCCGTGAGTGGTATTATGCCCTGATGGACTACGGCACATGGCTTGCCCGCAGGGTGGAGAATCCAAACAGGAAAAGTCGCCATTATTCCAGGCAATCCGCATTTGAAGGATCAGATAGACAGATCAGAAGTAAATTTTTAAGGCGGCTCCTTGATGAGAAAAGAACCCCTCTTGAAGTTCTCATTCAAAGTTCTGGTGAAGATACACAGCGGGTGCGGCGAATACTCGCAGGAATGATCCAGGACGGTCTTCTCTATGAGAGTAATGGAATCGTAACAGTTGCAGAATAG
- the mutL gene encoding DNA mismatch repair endonuclease MutL — protein MTNTSVSHIRVLDGETINQIAAGEVVERPASIVKELIENSIDAGAVTITVEISSNRKEITRIRIIDNGRGIPTDEVPLAFSPHATSKIQTVEDLNTCHTLGFRGEALASIAAIAYVTIVTRFRDEDAGTRLIISGGEILEQGATGAPAGTTLTVEEIFFTTPARRKFLKSLATELSRISSVIEVFSLLYPVITFRYILNGQEKSTSHGTRTLGEVLRALRPDEAGQMIPFSGDEHGIGLEGFISHPELIRQNTQRILVAVNGRMIVSSRISGAIRAGYGTLIPSHSFPVAVLMINLDPARVDANIHPTKREIRISDEPEFLRFITLRVKEALQGHDLSHSGCFDKSDTPLIADAKEHSVPTPVYRMLETPAQRVCEATLAGYRTTARQLRQTRLLMEPAGTEDETRFPTLTYIGQVAATYLLASNNAGDLILIDQHAAHERVRYDQLKREQREGTLSQELLIPIVLQLTTSEVHLLGEIRADLEEEGFHLEPFGKDTWCVRSVPVVLGRCEDPDAIKEIISGALNGGQENRMRESVSRLVACRGAVKAGVILTPEQGEEIISQLSRTSEPYTCPHGRPTIVSFTRSNLEVLFRRR, from the coding sequence GTGACTAATACATCGGTTTCTCATATCAGGGTCCTGGACGGGGAGACGATCAACCAGATCGCAGCAGGTGAGGTGGTCGAACGACCGGCATCCATCGTCAAAGAACTCATCGAGAACTCAATTGATGCCGGTGCAGTCACAATCACGGTTGAGATCAGTTCGAACAGAAAAGAGATCACCAGGATACGAATCATTGACAATGGTCGCGGGATACCCACCGATGAGGTTCCCCTCGCCTTTTCTCCTCATGCAACAAGCAAGATCCAGACAGTAGAGGATCTGAACACCTGCCATACACTCGGATTCAGGGGAGAGGCACTCGCCAGCATCGCAGCCATAGCGTACGTGACGATTGTGACCCGGTTCCGCGATGAAGACGCAGGAACCAGGCTCATAATCAGCGGCGGGGAGATCCTTGAACAGGGCGCAACCGGAGCCCCGGCCGGGACCACCCTGACAGTGGAGGAGATCTTCTTCACCACCCCGGCACGGAGGAAATTCCTCAAAAGTCTTGCTACCGAACTTTCCCGGATCTCATCGGTGATCGAGGTCTTCAGCCTTCTGTACCCGGTGATCACCTTCAGGTACATCCTGAACGGACAGGAAAAATCCACGAGTCATGGAACCAGGACCCTCGGGGAGGTACTGCGGGCTTTGAGGCCTGATGAAGCAGGGCAGATGATTCCATTCAGCGGGGACGAACACGGAATCGGCCTGGAGGGATTCATATCACACCCCGAACTGATCAGGCAGAATACCCAGCGGATTCTCGTCGCGGTCAACGGGAGAATGATCGTTTCGTCGCGGATATCAGGAGCGATACGTGCAGGATATGGAACACTCATTCCGTCCCACTCGTTCCCGGTTGCTGTTCTTATGATAAACCTGGATCCTGCCCGTGTGGATGCCAACATCCACCCGACCAAACGGGAGATCAGGATCTCCGATGAGCCAGAGTTTCTCAGGTTCATCACATTAAGGGTGAAAGAGGCGCTGCAGGGCCATGATCTTTCTCACTCAGGGTGTTTTGATAAGAGTGATACCCCACTAATTGCCGATGCAAAGGAGCATAGCGTTCCTACTCCAGTATACCGGATGTTAGAAACTCCTGCACAAAGGGTCTGTGAGGCCACCCTTGCCGGGTACAGGACTACCGCACGACAACTGAGGCAGACCCGCCTCCTGATGGAGCCGGCAGGAACAGAAGACGAAACCCGGTTCCCCACTCTGACCTACATCGGACAGGTTGCTGCAACCTACCTTCTTGCCTCAAACAATGCCGGTGATCTGATCCTCATCGATCAGCACGCTGCCCACGAGCGGGTCAGGTATGACCAGTTGAAGAGGGAACAGAGGGAAGGAACCCTCTCACAGGAACTACTCATCCCGATAGTTCTTCAGTTGACCACATCAGAGGTTCATCTCCTTGGTGAGATCAGGGCTGATCTTGAAGAAGAAGGATTTCATCTTGAACCGTTTGGAAAGGATACCTGGTGTGTAAGGAGTGTCCCGGTCGTACTCGGGCGATGCGAGGACCCGGATGCAATCAAAGAGATCATTTCAGGTGCCCTCAACGGAGGGCAGGAGAACAGGATGCGGGAGTCTGTCTCCCGGTTGGTTGCCTGCCGGGGCGCAGTCAAGGCAGGAGTCATTCTCACCCCTGAACAGGGAGAGGAGATCATCAGCCAACTCTCCCGTACATCTGAACCATACACCTGTCCGCACGGGAGGCCTACTATAGTCTCATTCACCAGGTCAAATCTGGAAGTACTTTTCAGGAGAAGATAG
- a CDS encoding cobalt-precorrin-7 (C(5))-methyltransferase has protein sequence MKIVGVGCGPDLLTCQAEEVIRSATLIVGSERAISLVEKKIPAGCDVRVIEDYKALRSLPDEVVLLSTGDPMLSGLGYLPGEVIPGISSVQLGAARLHTSLTNLLVLTAHGRGHDDAMCTACDEVGRGRSLCFITDPSFKIDSLVKKLHSHPEYRMVICQDIGYPEEKIIEGTVNVPPKATSGMYILFLLPPTYPDFAKAPAL, from the coding sequence ATGAAGATCGTCGGGGTTGGCTGCGGTCCGGATCTCCTCACCTGCCAGGCTGAAGAGGTGATCAGATCAGCAACCCTCATCGTGGGATCAGAGCGGGCCATATCACTTGTTGAGAAAAAGATCCCCGCTGGATGTGATGTGAGGGTCATAGAGGATTACAAGGCTCTCAGATCTCTTCCTGACGAGGTTGTTCTCCTGTCGACAGGAGACCCCATGTTATCGGGCCTCGGATATCTCCCTGGGGAGGTTATTCCAGGGATCTCTTCAGTACAACTTGGTGCTGCACGCCTCCATACTTCCCTGACAAACCTCCTGGTGCTTACAGCACACGGACGCGGTCACGATGATGCGATGTGTACTGCTTGTGATGAAGTCGGACGGGGTCGCTCACTCTGCTTTATTACAGATCCTTCTTTTAAGATCGACAGTCTTGTAAAAAAGCTGCATTCACATCCTGAATACCGTATGGTGATCTGTCAGGATATCGGCTATCCTGAAGAGAAGATCATTGAAGGAACTGTGAACGTCCCGCCCAAGGCTACATCAGGAATGTATATCCTGTTTCTGCTTCCTCCGACATACCCCGATTTTGCCAAGGCTCCGGCTCTTTAA
- the cobJ gene encoding precorrin-3B C(17)-methyltransferase gives MSPLPSPDEPITGRLYIVGIGPGSPEMLTRRAEKVIADSAVVIGNDFYLDQISHLLDGKNVVRSRMGKEVDRAEECINLARTTSVSMVSGGDPGVYGMASIVLEVLDHTSLAIPVEIVPGVTAATAGAARLGSPLSGDFAVVSLSDLLTPRDVIRSRLSALFSVKMPVVLYNPKSRTRTEQLGEAVALALNYLPPDTPVGIVRNAYREDESVLYTTLGKVWEIEDQIDMHAVVFIGGEETRIWKRGEDVRGIITPRGYHRKYLY, from the coding sequence ATGTCACCCTTGCCTTCGCCCGATGAACCAATAACGGGCAGGCTCTATATTGTTGGAATTGGTCCCGGGTCGCCTGAAATGCTGACCCGTCGTGCTGAAAAGGTGATTGCAGATTCAGCAGTTGTCATCGGGAACGACTTTTACCTTGATCAGATCAGCCATCTGCTTGACGGGAAGAATGTCGTCAGAAGCAGGATGGGAAAAGAGGTTGATCGTGCAGAAGAGTGCATCAACCTTGCCAGAACCACGAGTGTATCCATGGTCTCCGGCGGTGATCCGGGTGTGTATGGAATGGCAAGCATCGTGCTTGAGGTTCTTGATCATACCAGCCTTGCGATACCGGTAGAGATCGTTCCCGGAGTTACCGCAGCAACTGCTGGTGCTGCACGACTGGGTTCTCCGTTGTCCGGGGATTTTGCCGTGGTAAGTCTCTCAGATCTTCTCACCCCGCGGGATGTGATAAGGTCGAGACTTTCGGCATTGTTCTCAGTGAAGATGCCTGTGGTTCTGTATAACCCTAAGAGCAGGACCCGGACTGAACAACTCGGTGAAGCAGTCGCTCTTGCCCTGAACTATCTCCCGCCCGATACACCAGTGGGCATAGTCAGGAATGCGTACCGGGAGGATGAGTCGGTACTGTATACCACGCTCGGAAAAGTCTGGGAGATCGAGGATCAAATAGATATGCACGCCGTTGTTTTTATTGGTGGAGAAGAGACAAGAATCTGGAAGAGAGGTGAGGATGTCAGAGGAATCATTACGCCCCGGGGATACCACCGGAAATACCTATATTGA
- a CDS encoding cobalt-precorrin-4/precorrin-4 C(11)-methyltransferase, with amino-acid sequence MKPVWFVGAGPGDPDLITVKGNNLIRSADLLVYAGSLVNPDLVNRSPAPEKYDSNGMSLEEMTPLMVKACRDEKTVVRLHSGDPALYGAIIEQMDLLKAEGISTEVVPGVSSLFGAAAALQTQLTLRGVSESVIITRPAGKTLEHDHIREYSLHRETMAIFLGSDRLNEVVAKVSHPPGTPAVVIYHATWPDQQIIRGTVGTIAQMAKDAGICRSALLLIGEVFGDELPGHVRSELYS; translated from the coding sequence ATGAAACCGGTATGGTTTGTCGGTGCTGGGCCGGGAGATCCCGATCTGATCACGGTTAAAGGAAATAATCTGATTAGGTCAGCTGATCTCCTGGTTTACGCAGGCTCTCTTGTAAACCCGGATCTTGTCAACAGATCACCCGCACCTGAAAAATATGATAGCAACGGGATGTCTCTAGAAGAGATGACTCCGCTGATGGTCAAGGCCTGCCGGGATGAGAAAACTGTAGTGAGGCTCCATTCCGGTGACCCTGCACTTTACGGGGCAATAATCGAGCAGATGGATCTACTCAAGGCAGAAGGAATATCTACGGAGGTAGTTCCCGGGGTTTCATCCCTATTCGGAGCTGCTGCAGCGCTCCAGACCCAACTTACTCTGCGGGGTGTATCAGAGTCGGTCATCATCACAAGGCCAGCTGGAAAGACTCTTGAGCATGATCACATCAGGGAATATTCACTGCACCGGGAAACGATGGCGATCTTTCTTGGATCCGATCGTCTGAATGAGGTGGTTGCAAAGGTGTCGCATCCACCCGGGACTCCGGCGGTGGTCATCTATCATGCTACCTGGCCGGATCAGCAGATTATCAGGGGAACGGTGGGAACGATTGCACAAATGGCAAAGGATGCGGGAATATGCCGTTCAGCGCTCCTGCTTATCGGAGAGGTCTTTGGCGATGAACTTCCCGGCCATGTTAGATCTGAATTATATTCATGA
- a CDS encoding cobalt-factor II C(20)-methyltransferase, giving the protein MLTAVGLGPGDPELLTLSAVRHLSEADRVFVPGGIARSLVEPYCTPVELSFPMSHDEAAISRQIEENAGIIAPVAETGNAVFGIIGDPNIFSTFSRLCVVLKKKHPHIQISTVPGVSSITALTSVTEKPINGGFSVSDGSPELVKIQMKVRRPREAAERLKKEGYSRFVLVERMYMEGMKIWRDDLPDESNYFSLLFAEKEP; this is encoded by the coding sequence ATGCTGACTGCTGTCGGGCTTGGTCCCGGGGATCCAGAACTGCTCACGCTCTCTGCGGTACGACATTTGAGTGAAGCAGATCGCGTCTTTGTTCCCGGAGGAATTGCGCGGAGCCTTGTTGAGCCATACTGCACCCCGGTCGAACTCTCCTTTCCGATGAGCCATGATGAGGCCGCAATATCAAGACAGATCGAAGAGAATGCCGGGATTATTGCTCCTGTTGCCGAAACAGGTAATGCAGTGTTCGGAATCATCGGTGATCCAAATATTTTTTCAACATTTTCCAGGCTTTGTGTTGTTCTCAAGAAGAAGCACCCTCACATCCAGATCAGCACGGTTCCAGGCGTCAGTTCAATCACAGCTCTCACATCTGTGACTGAAAAACCAATCAATGGCGGATTCTCTGTCTCTGATGGCAGCCCGGAGCTGGTGAAAATCCAGATGAAAGTCAGACGTCCGCGTGAGGCAGCAGAACGGTTGAAAAAGGAAGGATACAGCAGGTTTGTTCTTGTTGAACGGATGTACATGGAAGGTATGAAGATCTGGAGGGATGATCTTCCTGATGAGAGCAATTACTTCTCACTCCTGTTTGCGGAGAAGGAACCATGA